A portion of the Segatella copri DSM 18205 genome contains these proteins:
- a CDS encoding site-specific DNA-methyltransferase → MKPNIKFIYEANSSMGTSDSKNILIKGNNKDILPELVGEFGGKVKCVYIDPPYNNGDSYHYYNDNISETSWLKDISYVLMYLKMLLTKDGSIWISIDDSEMAYLKVAADKVLGRENFAGTIVWQQRKTRENRAVFSCNHEYILVYAKDIKKFKKSRNLLPVGEDFINSKYKNPDNDPRGPWQSISASVQAGHAVPSQFYTIVSPAGIEFNPPKGRCWAYNEERMKKEIANGNIWFGLEGLNAPRIKKFLSTAKIGLTPQTLWAGDDFGTTDSAKKHLLSLFPHQEKVFDTPKPEELIRQILEIATNEGDLVLDSYLGSGTTLAVAHKLKRNYIGIEIGEQMTELVVNRLKSVIMGEKGGISDISNWQGGGDFAYFIFDKTQEKKLTQVPVRLKKKVEYHQLDFFSLFEKYGDEPITDNSMVHDDINWEKYGGKPQQAAMVDETKNVLISLVKKDNEKMFLDGSATIYYTGKKFPTSVALNKLFYFMPYIKGKGVRDLFLIRIARLGYRKEGTPEEDKNDLRLVFEVQFVNQLFDDYKPVELKIWRTFTDTTIGKLIKQAYA, encoded by the coding sequence ATGAAGCCAAATATCAAATTTATATATGAAGCAAATTCCTCAATGGGTACATCCGATAGTAAAAATATACTCATTAAGGGAAATAATAAGGATATCTTGCCAGAACTCGTAGGAGAGTTTGGCGGAAAGGTGAAGTGTGTCTATATAGACCCTCCTTATAACAATGGAGATTCGTATCATTACTATAATGATAATATCTCTGAGACAAGCTGGCTCAAAGATATTAGTTATGTTTTAATGTATCTTAAGATGCTGCTTACAAAAGATGGCAGTATATGGATTTCGATTGACGATAGCGAAATGGCATACTTGAAGGTTGCGGCAGATAAGGTATTGGGGCGAGAAAATTTTGCTGGAACTATTGTATGGCAGCAGCGCAAGACAAGAGAAAATAGAGCCGTTTTTTCTTGTAATCATGAGTATATATTGGTGTATGCAAAAGATATAAAGAAATTTAAGAAATCTAGAAACTTACTACCCGTTGGAGAAGACTTTATTAATAGCAAATATAAAAACCCCGATAATGACCCCCGCGGACCATGGCAATCTATAAGTGCTAGCGTCCAAGCGGGACATGCTGTTCCTAGTCAGTTCTATACAATAGTTTCGCCTGCAGGAATTGAGTTTAATCCTCCTAAAGGGAGATGTTGGGCATATAACGAAGAACGTATGAAAAAAGAAATTGCTAATGGAAACATCTGGTTCGGGTTAGAGGGATTGAATGCTCCACGAATAAAAAAATTTCTTTCTACAGCTAAAATAGGTTTAACTCCGCAAACATTATGGGCTGGTGATGATTTTGGGACAACTGATAGTGCCAAAAAGCATTTATTGTCATTGTTTCCACATCAGGAAAAAGTTTTTGATACTCCTAAACCTGAGGAGTTGATTAGGCAAATTCTCGAAATAGCAACCAATGAAGGTGATTTGGTATTAGATAGTTATCTTGGCTCAGGAACGACACTGGCAGTAGCTCACAAACTCAAAAGAAACTATATCGGTATAGAGATTGGCGAACAAATGACGGAATTGGTTGTTAATCGTTTAAAAAGTGTAATAATGGGAGAAAAGGGTGGAATATCAGATATCTCTAATTGGCAAGGTGGAGGTGATTTTGCATACTTTATCTTTGATAAGACGCAGGAAAAGAAGTTGACACAAGTTCCTGTTAGATTAAAAAAGAAGGTTGAGTATCATCAATTAGATTTTTTCTCATTGTTTGAAAAATACGGTGATGAACCTATTACTGACAATAGTATGGTGCACGATGATATTAATTGGGAGAAATATGGTGGAAAGCCGCAGCAGGCAGCTATGGTGGATGAAACCAAGAATGTACTCATTTCGCTGGTAAAGAAAGACAACGAGAAGATGTTTCTTGACGGCTCTGCCACCATCTACTACACAGGCAAGAAGTTCCCTACATCGGTGGCTCTCAACAAGCTTTTCTACTTTATGCCTTATATAAAAGGTAAGGGTGTACGTGACCTCTTCCTTATCAGAATAGCACGACTCGGCTATCGCAAGGAGGGAACACCGGAAGAAGATAAAAACGATCTCCGACTGGTATTTGAGGTGCAGTTCGTAAATCAGCTCTTTGATGACTACAAGCCTGTGGAATTGAAGATCTGGCGAACTTTTACGGATACTACCATAGGTAAACTTATCAAGCAGGCTTATGCTTAG
- a CDS encoding DUF3127 domain-containing protein produces MNILTRVVQQGEAFAVQSQKSENGQMMKCNIVLQEMGGKYENQYAAAMLGNIAQCKFAPGTLVAVTLRFTTREYNGQVYQDILVTDIEKLGK; encoded by the coding sequence ATGAACATACTAACGAGAGTGGTGCAGCAGGGTGAGGCATTCGCTGTACAGAGTCAGAAAAGTGAGAACGGACAGATGATGAAATGCAACATCGTTCTCCAAGAGATGGGCGGCAAGTATGAGAACCAGTATGCTGCTGCAATGCTGGGCAACATTGCCCAGTGTAAGTTTGCTCCGGGAACATTGGTAGCGGTTACGCTCCGCTTCACGACCCGTGAGTATAATGGTCAGGTTTATCAGGATATCCTGGTTACGGACATTGAGAAACTTGGCAAGTAA
- a CDS encoding DUF3987 domain-containing protein, whose product MSCYLIKVENGHKVARSITSEEEYKQLRGSNEQKANLRLARAGNDAAKRRLVQFNYSGHYPQGVVKGMKLPSGAFGFDMDEPEAFAKAAKLLLKEPDKYGLLMLERSARQGGHAVFEREKGKTVLENQVRIATMLKCEMDTSAHDINRVYFTTTSDDEDLLFLSPRLFKDEYDEAAVAAEGKVLEERERYGNEELPEGAHKANKHYEPWKEEFKKDSQGGFKGQEFKNSRISTSATSASAASTSAAASTSATSTTSAAQDNYLGIPYGEIIKKWWQMYNDGQEPMRSNRNTLTFELAVNLRHICGFDRNLLAQIIPCYDGFPEQEKMACINSALNEKITQMPKRLKDVLAALRQEKLKLGASNGNADEDSEALVNALDEANAKDDLFYYDALPKMPQGVRDSISAVGPALAMPVITAICPAIGMLATGVKVSVHGKMNSLNLISYIAGDFASGKGSIDPVVDTWTSEVKQMDKMYQQQEDEWRAKKRAAKNKKEQPEEPKLPVRCLTLNNTVANLAERLANTEGKHAFSFTPEADTVAQKWKSAMSDFSVMLRQAYDGTSYEREARSADAVNVHIEHLLWNVVMCGTPDALYRVVNNYTDGFQSRIVVARTPDNTFTPLTDNLFVLTETQREHIRQIAHLLPLMEGEVVLPKLENKGREWLEQIRLETMKNDDKVKARQRFRICPTTMRMMTCIMLCKVAETLIQKHGFQGAEKQLKQNPLLWKEMIVKTQTPTMLEAFNILADYQLDNALYFFRSRIEDAFSSKSYCGQTTYDRSRRGKNDSIFERLDVTFSFEQALQQSIAVKGANVTREVVRQMLKNWKRQGLIGVLPDMRYQKVQPTV is encoded by the coding sequence ATGAGTTGTTATTTAATTAAGGTGGAGAATGGGCACAAGGTTGCCCGCTCCATCACTTCGGAAGAGGAGTATAAGCAGCTGCGTGGAAGCAATGAGCAGAAGGCGAATCTTCGCCTGGCTCGTGCCGGAAACGATGCTGCGAAACGGAGACTGGTGCAGTTTAATTATTCCGGCCATTATCCGCAAGGGGTAGTGAAGGGAATGAAACTGCCAAGCGGTGCTTTCGGATTTGATATGGATGAGCCGGAGGCTTTCGCCAAGGCTGCCAAGCTGCTGCTGAAAGAACCGGACAAGTATGGATTGCTGATGCTGGAACGTAGTGCAAGACAAGGCGGTCATGCGGTGTTTGAACGCGAAAAGGGCAAGACGGTTCTGGAGAATCAGGTGAGGATTGCTACGATGCTCAAGTGCGAAATGGATACTTCGGCTCACGACATTAACAGGGTTTATTTCACTACTACATCGGATGACGAAGATTTGCTCTTCCTTTCGCCACGGCTCTTCAAGGATGAATACGATGAGGCTGCCGTGGCAGCTGAAGGGAAAGTCCTGGAAGAGCGTGAAAGATACGGAAACGAGGAACTGCCGGAAGGAGCGCACAAGGCAAACAAGCATTATGAGCCCTGGAAGGAAGAATTCAAGAAGGATTCTCAAGGGGGTTTTAAGGGTCAGGAATTTAAGAATTCGAGAATTTCTACTTCTGCTACTTCAGCCTCTGCTGCGTCAACTTCTGCTGCTGCGTCAACTTCTGCTACTTCAACTACTTCTGCTGCTCAGGACAATTATCTCGGGATTCCTTATGGGGAAATCATTAAGAAGTGGTGGCAGATGTATAATGATGGGCAGGAGCCGATGCGCTCCAACCGCAATACGTTGACCTTTGAACTGGCTGTGAACCTGCGCCACATCTGTGGTTTTGACCGCAATCTGCTGGCTCAGATTATTCCCTGCTACGATGGGTTTCCCGAGCAGGAAAAAATGGCTTGCATCAACTCGGCATTGAACGAGAAAATCACGCAAATGCCTAAGCGACTGAAGGATGTGCTGGCTGCGCTGAGGCAGGAGAAACTGAAACTGGGGGCTTCAAACGGGAATGCAGATGAAGACAGCGAGGCGCTGGTGAATGCCTTGGACGAAGCTAACGCCAAGGATGATCTGTTCTATTACGATGCTTTACCCAAGATGCCACAAGGCGTGCGTGATTCCATCAGTGCTGTTGGGCCGGCTCTGGCAATGCCAGTGATTACAGCCATCTGTCCTGCAATCGGAATGCTTGCTACTGGCGTGAAGGTTTCCGTTCACGGCAAGATGAACTCGCTGAACCTTATCTCCTACATCGCCGGTGATTTCGCCTCGGGTAAAGGAAGTATTGACCCCGTGGTTGATACCTGGACTTCGGAAGTGAAACAGATGGACAAAATGTATCAGCAGCAGGAGGATGAATGGAGAGCCAAGAAGCGTGCGGCTAAGAATAAGAAGGAGCAGCCGGAAGAACCAAAGCTGCCTGTAAGATGTCTTACTTTAAATAATACGGTGGCGAATCTTGCAGAACGACTGGCTAATACTGAAGGCAAGCACGCCTTCTCGTTCACTCCGGAAGCTGACACTGTAGCACAGAAGTGGAAATCGGCGATGAGCGACTTTTCAGTTATGTTGAGACAGGCTTACGACGGAACAAGCTATGAGCGCGAGGCAAGAAGTGCAGATGCGGTGAATGTTCATATCGAACATCTTTTGTGGAACGTTGTGATGTGCGGAACGCCTGATGCACTCTATCGAGTAGTGAACAATTATACGGATGGTTTCCAAAGCCGTATTGTCGTGGCGCGAACGCCGGACAACACGTTCACTCCGCTTACAGACAATCTCTTTGTGCTGACCGAAACTCAACGTGAGCACATACGGCAGATAGCTCATCTCTTGCCCCTGATGGAGGGCGAGGTGGTTCTGCCTAAGTTGGAGAATAAGGGCAGGGAGTGGCTGGAACAGATACGATTGGAGACCATGAAAAATGACGACAAGGTGAAAGCCCGCCAGCGTTTCCGTATCTGTCCTACCACGATGAGAATGATGACCTGCATCATGCTCTGTAAGGTGGCCGAGACGCTGATTCAGAAACATGGTTTCCAGGGTGCCGAGAAGCAGCTGAAACAGAATCCGCTGTTATGGAAGGAAATGATCGTAAAGACGCAGACACCAACCATGCTCGAAGCCTTCAATATCCTGGCAGATTATCAGTTGGACAATGCACTCTACTTCTTCCGTAGTCGCATAGAGGATGCATTCTCATCCAAGAGTTATTGCGGTCAGACAACTTATGATCGTTCCCGACGCGGCAAAAATGATTCCATCTTCGAGCGGCTTGACGTTACTTTCTCCTTCGAGCAGGCATTGCAGCAAAGTATTGCAGTAAAGGGGGCAAACGTAACTCGTGAGGTTG